Proteins encoded together in one Lathyrus oleraceus cultivar Zhongwan6 chromosome 5, CAAS_Psat_ZW6_1.0, whole genome shotgun sequence window:
- the LOC127079558 gene encoding uncharacterized protein LOC127079558 gives MEFVDKDIMDVTPLCMIPGDTTGTSSKVGDKQGNTSGNSSLPKDMYYTDRAIRRLVTRILSEGHKVEGVSTPLFRREPSPEGEPHADKDDDSSRSEKEVVAEGLCSLGKTLPSKKQNVPQENIIDLEEESTEGEDDPLVHLVKPSVVEKLRTKKGRSMAKMRVARVKRTAGVGPSKPWSKVEVGKRKERDNSDSEEDVKDDVPDISPAKRQAGQKSPGKTVAATGVHLDKISFHMKDGAAKWKYVIQRRVAIERELGQEAIEVKEIIELIKNAGLMKTVVTLPQCYEGLVKEFIVNIPEDIHEKNIRDFCKGSHVNDVMISARRESTSKGSLIDQLKETCKELDNGIRVAKARKEALEVLICSLEREEIEKAGKDSNTRSQSSSESSEDSEGAGEDEDEGED, from the exons ATGGAGTTTGTAGATAAAGACATAATGGACGTCACTCCTCTGTGCATGATACCGGGCGACACCACTGGTACTTCCTCCAAGGTtggagataagcaaggtaatacctctGGTAACTCCTCTCTTCCTAAAGACATGTACTACACTGATCGTGCTATAAGGAGACTGGTTACGAGAATTCTGAGTGAAGGACATAAAGTTGAAGGAGTTTCTACCCCTCTGTTCAGAAGGGAACCCTCCCCTGAGGGAGAACCCCATGCagataaagatgatgattcatctagatcagaaaaggagGTGGTTGCTGAAGGGCTttgctctctaggtaaaaccctacctagcaagaaacaAAATGTGCCTCAAGAAAATATTATTGATCTGGAGGAAGAAAGCACTGAAGGAGAGGATGATCCTTTGGTTCATCTGGTTAAACCTAGCGTAGTTGAGAAACTGAGAACTAAGAAAGGAAGAAGTATGGCTAAAATGAGAGTTGCTAGAGTGAAAAGGACTGCAGGAGTAGGACCCTCAAAACCCTGGAGCAAGGTTGAGGttggaaaaagaaaagaaagagacAACTCTGATTCTGAGGAGGATGTtaaagacgatgtcccagacatctcccctgcaaaaaggcaggctgGTCAGAAATCTCCTGGCAAGACTGTTGCTGCTACTGGTGTACATCTTGACAAAATCTCCTTTCACATGAAAGATGGAGCAGCAAAGTGGAAATATGTCATTCAGAGAAGAGTAGCCATTGAAAGAGAGCTTGGACAAGAAGCTATAGAAGTAAAGGAGATAATTGAGCTGATCAAGAATGCTGGACTCATGAAGACTGTGGTGACCCTACCCCAatgctatgaggggttggtaaaagagtttattgttaatatCCCTGAAGATATTCATGAAAAGAACATCAGGGATttttgcaag ggaagtcatgtcaatgatgtcatgatATCTGCCAGAAGAGAGTCTACATCTAAAGGAAGCTTGATTGACCAACTAAAAGAGACTtgcaaagaattggacaatgGCATAAGGGTGGCAAAGGCTAGAAAAGAAGCTTTAGAAGTTCTCATTTGTAGCCTGGAAAGGGAAGAAATAGAAAAGGCTGGAAAGGACTCAAATACAAGATCCCAATCCAGTTCTGAAAGCTCAGAAGACTCTGAAGGTGCAggtgaagatgaagatgaaggtgaag ACTGA